The genomic DNA GCCCGAGCTGACGGCCGCTGACGAACGCCAGCGCGACGAGCGCCGCCATCCACAGTGCGCGTTGCGCCGGCAGGTTGAAGCCGGCGAGCACCGCAAACAGCGCCGCGAACATCGCACCGGCCGTCACGCCGACGAGCTGCGCGGGCAAGCGCAGCGGCCAGTTGCGGCCGACCCACCCCGAGCGGCGCCACACCGCGGCCACGAGCCAGCCGGCCAGAGCCGCGGCGAGGCCGATGTGCAACCCGGAAATCGCCACCAGATGACTCGTGCCGGTGCCACGCATCCATAGCCAGTCGGCGGCGCTCATTTCGTCCTGCGCGCCGATCGCGAGCGCAACGACAATGCCGCGATGCGGCGCATCGGCGAGCACCGTGTCGATACGCGCACGCAACGCGGCGCGCCAGCGGTCGACCAGCACGGCGAGTCCGCGCGCGTGACCGGGAAGGCGCCGCGCTTGACCCGGCGCGCTCACGTAGCCGGTCGCGCGGACGTTGCGCGCGAGCAGGTTCGCCTCGGTATCGCGCACGCCGAAATTCGCGTTGCCGTGCGGACGCTTCAAGCGCACGGTCAGACGCCAGCGCTCGCCCGGTTCGAGCCGCGGCGCCGGGGCGCCGCGCGCGATCCACGTCAGTTGGATTACGCGGGGGAAAGCGGCGAGCCGCGCATCGTTGGTGTCGACGTTGAACAGGAAGCGTGCGCCTTTGCCGTCGCGCGTCGGCAACCCCTTGATACTGCCGGTGACCTCGATATCGCGTCCTTCCCAAGCGTGCGGCAAGCTCACGGCGAGTCGCGTTTGCGCGCGCCCGGCCGCATAGCCGAAGCCGACGCTGATCGCCGCGCACCACACGGCGCCCCAACCGACCATGCGCCGCACGCGGACCCCGCGCCATACCCGGTGAGCGGGCTGGTGCCAGGACCCATCTTCCTGCTCCGCACCCGCAGCGCCCGCCCCATCGCCGCGCAAGCCCCACACCGCAACGCCCATCGCCGCACAGCCAGCCAGTATCAACGCCCACCATCCGCCCGTACCCGGCAATTCCGCCTGCCGCTGCAGCCAGATCACCCCCAACGCAAACCCGCACCAGATCGCCCGCATTCGCCCTCCTCGCCGCTGGCGCCGGGCGTCGTCACGCGCCGGCGAACGGGCAGCAGCGAGCCCGCCGGGCGTGGGCATCGCCCGGCGCGAATCCCTTCAACCAACGGAATTGATTATGCAGAGGAAAGTGCGAGTCGCGGCAGCGCGGCGAGCGCGTTAGCCGTTGTGCCAAGGGCGGCTGCGTCGGATGAGACACCGCGCAGTTGCGCGAGGCTCGCGCCGATCGCCGGAATCTGTTCGGGCGAATTGCGCTGCTTGTACATCCACGACGGCGGGATATCGGGCGCGTCAGTCTCGACGACGAGCGCGTCGAACGGCAGTTGCGCGGCGAGTCGCCGGATCTGCATCGCACGCTCGAACGTCAGGTTGCCGCCGAAGCCGAGATGCATGCCCTGATCGATATAAGCCTGAGCCTGCTGGAAACTGCCATTGAACGCGTGCGCGATGCCGCGGTGGATCTGATGCCGGCGCAACCCCTTGATCACCTGATCCTGCGATTTGCGCACATGGCAGATCACCGGCAAATCGAATTCGCGCGCGAGTTGCAACTGGCTGTTGTAGAAAAACTGCTGACGCTCATCGTCGAGACCGGCGACGAAATAGTCGAGCCCGATCTCGCCGATGCCAACGAAGCGT from Paraburkholderia sp. HP33-1 includes the following:
- a CDS encoding TatD family hydrolase, with the translated sequence MWIDTHCHLDASEFDADRDAVAASARHAGVSRIVIPAIGRQNFAAVRELAHRVDGGAYALGIHPMYTPGAVDVDLDLLRMEIEASLDDPRFVGIGEIGLDYFVAGLDDERQQFFYNSQLQLAREFDLPVICHVRKSQDQVIKGLRRHQIHRGIAHAFNGSFQQAQAYIDQGMHLGFGGNLTFERAMQIRRLAAQLPFDALVVETDAPDIPPSWMYKQRNSPEQIPAIGASLAQLRGVSSDAAALGTTANALAALPRLALSSA